Part of the Triplophysa rosa linkage group LG21, Trosa_1v2, whole genome shotgun sequence genome is shown below.
AAGCAGCTTTTTTGTGTTGGTGTGGCCATAAAACTCTCACTGGTACAATAGAGCATACATGTATTTTCTTGAGGGTAGCATGCTGCCTTTTAAAGTCTGTGAGAAACTACAATAGGTACAGGCAAGACTCTTAGACCTGCCAAAATAATTAGCTTGATTAcggtttattttcttttaaaagatGTTGTAGATAAACTCAATTAAAGAGCTCTTTGTTCAGAGTTATTAGTCATTCTGGGGAGTGTCTTGGATGTGGGGAATCTTGGATGCTTTGGTGTAATAGCTGAAAATTGTTGGATCAGCAATTAGAAAACTGACTCACTgtgcaaagcaaacagtttCTGACAACACTATTATAATGAAAATCTGACTTGGGCTGGGTCAGCAATACCTGCTGACTCATAAGTTGTTTTCAATAACAGTCTAATCATGTTGTTAGGTTTTGAATTTTAAGATATTCTATGAGTTTGTAAACCAGATTTCTATGGCCCTGCAGAAATGTTCTCACTTGTAACCTGCCAACGGCACTGCAAAAAtaagcatttgttttaagtTCTAGCAAAACTACCTAAATATTCTGTTAGAAaaaaggatacttcacccaaaaatgacaattctgtcattactcacccttaagtagttccaaacctttgtgttcaacagaacaaatacatttttttcaaagaaagatatttagaagaatgttagcaactgacatttctgaggaagtcaaaaaatggtagtcaaagttgCCCcgtaactgtttgttttcctaaattcttccaaatatcttttttgtttaaCACAACAAAAACGTATAACAGAACGTATATTAAATATACGTATACAATAGtaatcaatggtgccccagaaatctcagttatgtttctttgtgttcaacagaacaaagaaatatatacaggtttggaactactttaggatgagtaattcatgacagaatttttgggtggactatccctttaagtttaaccaaatatgaatgaatgaatgaagcatttATACAAGTATATATATAGTGAGAATTatccttaaaacaagaaaaacaatgtGCCAATCACGTTAGAAGGATTTTGTTAAACTTGATTTAAGATATAgtataaaatgtaacaaatggAAGTTTTATTATCACACACAATTTTCCTTCTCAAATAAacctatttttttaagtatgtgttttatgagaaaacaataaaataatactgattaagattttttttctttttgtatttgaCATATAAAAACTATGTGAGGAAAATATTAAAAGTCAGcaattatgatcaaatataatcTTTCACCTCTTATTGTATGTCTAATAATTGCTTGTAATTCTGAAAATTATATCAAATGTGCAATATTTTGCAAGATTTAGTCTCCCATTTTGCATTTAATGTCATTCCACTCCATCaattatacatatttacacCCCTGCAGTTCTGTGTTAATGAAGGCCTGATGTGTGCTAAATATCACCTGCACACGCTTTTCTGGAGCCTGCTGTCCTCTCAGACAGACACAGGAGCAGGAACACTTAATAACAACATAAAGCTCAGCCAGCCATTCTAACCTTTGTGTACACAAACAAGACTAAAGGGTTTCCTGAGAGGTTAGGTGCAGGATTAGCTTTGGTAGACGTGTGCTGTGTCAAACCCCATTAGCCAGAAACTGGTCCCGGTGTGAGCCATAATCTGTCTAGAGGACAGAAGACAAGAGACCAAAACGTGTCTGTACTGTAGGCACATCGTGcgtcatatttttgtttcagagTTCTGGAGGAAAATTGTGTAAGTCTTCCTGGACACATTTTTGAATTTTCCAGTGGGGTTAAAGTTGTTTGAGAATGTTTCAATTTAAAGCATCCATTAGTTACATTTCCCTATAAAATCACCAGCCAGCTGGCAACTACTGTAACTATGTTTTCAGTTCTTGCAGTGGTGGAAAAGACAgagatttatttaatattttaaaagaaaatccagcaatatttatttatgaagtTTGCCAAGTGTTTGGAGGCTGTTATGTGGGTAAAAGTTGGAAATCATGTACAATTTGTATTGCCAAGTTTTATTTGCCTTTGCTGCTCTGCAAGTGTACATATCATGACTTTTAGGCCCTTTGTGTTAATTTTCCTGATAATCCAGATTGATCAGCCCAGTTattgtttttcaaatgtgtttgtttaatctTTTAAGCAGAACGCTGCCATCTACTGGTCACATGTCCTAAATCTTGGTATCTCTCAGTTACGGCTCTTCTGTGTGGTATACATTTTATGATTGTTGTTGAAAAGATCTAAAAGGCCGGTCTTTTATAACATAGCTGGAATACTATAATAAAGTCTTTCAAACAGTAACCAATACTGCAGACATTAGTGACTCATTTTTTCTAACCATTTAGTGATTCAGCTGGTAGTTTTACAGCAACTATACTGTACCcttatttgtaaatgtatattacagTGATTTATTGCTTTTTACATAGTTTTACCACGTGTTTGTAGTTCAGTGATGTGGGCTCCTCATTAAAGATAGGCTTCACTTGTGTACAGTAATGAGAGGGGTATGGTAGTAAACAGAAGCTTACCTATTACTGTACAGCTGTCCAATGTACACAGTCAGTGGAAAGTCGTAAGTCATTGTGGGCAGTTATACGATAAATTGTGCCTTACGTTCTCCTGCTTTGTTGCAAGCACAGCAGCACGTAGCCCTTTAAAGATTCTGCAAGGTGTGCTTTTGACGTTACAAGCAGGCATGTCTTGAGGTCTTTGATGCATAAGCTTGGAAATTCCCCTCCGCTGATGTGTGGGCGCCTTGGCCGAGGGTTCATGGGTTATAATTTTATGTTCGTCCTAACTTCACCTAGATGTGTCATAACTAAGTAACTGTCAATCTATTTTTTCCAACCAGGCTtcggtgtgtgttttttttggcCTTGTGTAGTCACACAATTTATGTTTCtggtaaatgtttttgtacaaAATTAAAAGACAGCCCCCTCCTcctaaatatgaagagtttaacATCGGATTATTCATCTTCTATGTTTTTGTACACAGGAAATAGCAAAAAGGATACAGGAAGAGGAAGAGCTTTGCATCAGAAGCAGAGGCAGTTACCAAAATAGAGATGCTAGAGGTAAAATAAAACgtcttgtgttttgtgttattaaagTTGATTTTATGAGTTGTTTTAACGTGAGAGCCTCAGGATGTGTTGGGCCTGTAAGATTCTGTGTCTGTCTGCTTGCCCGCAAAACATCTGGTTTTGTAAAACTGTAGGTCTCCATTTATTACTATTTAGAAGCCAAGCATGAAGTACAGAAATAGTAGTTTTAGCCAATTATGCAAAGCGTAGACAACACAACTTCCGTTTTTTTAACACGTAAGTGTTAgtacaaaatacaaccaacagaacatttagaattgaattaaatattttcatattaattAGGATACAtatgtgtaaaaaaacaaaaactgaaatgggaagtgcttctggaccagtttCATTTACGTATTGCAAAACGGTCTACAGAATATTTTTCTATATTcagatattttttttttttcttcctttcaGGAATATAAGTAACTTGAAAACGCAACATGACATTTAGACAGTCATAATATTGTGACCAGTTAAATGATGTCTTGTCATATGCCGAATGTTTTTCATCTAGTCATATGCTTGCTTCTCATGCTAACATCTGACCTTATGTGAATGTGGAAAGTTTGATGTTGACACTTTGAtatgtcttgtgttttttttttaagtgtatcGCACATATCCTCCTTGTGAAAACTGTCCAGCTTCAGAAgcctttatttcatttcaatacaTCTGTGAAACAATATGACATTTATAAGTGACTTCACCGGGTTATATTAAGCTCCACAAGACATGACATCATGTAGAGTTAGGTTTTATTTCCTTTTCGAAAGTTTCTATGGTTACATCACATTTTCATATTGTGTGCCACCAGCTATTTTTACCACGTTTTTACCACATATTGGGCTGTATATAGCAGGATGTTTTGCTGTTATCAGTTGATGGACATGAATGGCGGTCTTTCATTTGAATTTGGCCTTTGTTCATGTTGGCAAGCTTCTCATGCTTGTTTTGCAAAACAAACTCGGTCAAGGCCAAAAGCACCTACAACTCTAACATACTAACCGCGCCCTGACTtcattaaactttattttaccTCTGTGCTTGTCATTTAGTGCATGACGTAATGGTTTATTTGTCCTTTTTTAACTTGAAATAGTGCTTTATGGTTATGCTCAAATGTGTTAACCGTGTACTTGCCACCTCCTGAGCTCTAACCATTCCCCAAATCCCCTGCTTTGTGTTTGCATGGTTGGCTTTACTAAAGAGACCTCAAGTGCTCCACCATACTCACCTCGGGCTGTTCACACACCTGAGGATCGATACTACAAACGGTCTTCAACCAGAAGGCGGCAGCGCTCCCAATCACCCCCCTACTCAGATTCTGAGGACGACCAGCGTATGCCTACCCTAACCAATACGAGTCAAGCGTCCCAAGACCGCAGCTATTCCACGGTAGGGCAGAGAATGGCGGTCAGCTACAGTGGACCTTCCAGAAGTCATTCAGATCAAGATAACAAGAGCACAACAAGCGGCAGCTCCGTTAGCCAGAAAAGCAGGACATCTCACCTCTCAGGAGGATGGGGAGATGTGATCAAGCTCATAAGGAATGATATGAGCGAGCAAGGCTACCTCAGCCCCAGTTCTGAGGACGAACTCTTCGAACCCGTCTATAAACTTGAGAGGATACTGAAACAAAAGCAGCAGGCCTCAGATCAGCGGGGTGACCGAGGTGAGAGGCTCCACGGCCGAACGAGGCAGGGAAACGGTTGTTGTCGTGAGGAGAGTTGTAGGGAGAGGGACAAAGAAAGACACGTTCATTTTCTGGATGAGAGAAGACTCATAAACGGTGACCATGGCGACAGCTATAGTTTACATGAAAATGGTAGGGAGAGGGACAAACACCTGAACCCTAGAGAAAGTTTAGGGGACCAGCGGCAGACTCAATCTCCGGGTTTTCGGCGTAACGTCTCAATGCGACGTAGTTACCATGGCGATGTCAGGCTGAGCAGACGGACATCGATGCGTGGAGGAAGCAGAACGTGTACCCAGGATGATTCAAATTTAGTTAACAGGGTAAGGCCTTTAAATCATACACAGTTGATAGAGACGGAAGTGAGGCGACCTGGCCCTTTAAGGGAGGCCGAGAGTTGGGAGACGGCCAGAAACCAGCGTCAGAGAGCTCGCTCATTAACCGAGGAAAGGACGATTGACAGGGATCATAGGCGTTACCCTGGACAACACAGAATTAGGCGGAGCCAAAGTGAGCGGCAAAGCTTTGAGGAAGAGAGATCGAGCACAGAGGAGGAGATGGAGGTGAGAGGGATTGAGAGACTCCCATCACGCAGCACCTGTCAATCACGCAGTGGCCTCTCCCCCAGAGCAGGTAACCTCTTCTGAGCTCAGACCCCCAGCTGAGCCCCCCAAACCCCTGGCTTTTAAGAGCTCCCTACATCTGCTCATTGCTTTCCAATTATCTCCAATCAGTAAACAAGAACTCCTCTGCATCCTTGCGTGCCTTCTTTGTACGTCTTGTGgttggaaaacatttttttgtgatgcAATGAGACTGAATCCTTCTGCTATCTCTCAGTACCTAGATGTATCATGTTCTTGGTTCTTCCAAACTTCGCCTTGGTTTTCTATTTGATTTATGTGTTCTGGCTTggctcttctttttcttcttgtcatttgtgtgtgttattttcaGGACTGTAATTTAACTAATCCTGCGTTGTGAAAAGGGAATTCCCCCTTTGGTGGTTTTGAAGGTTGGTGATAATGACCATGTGTCAGGTCTATCTCTAATCTTGGCTGACCTCAGCTGTGCTCTTCTCCCCTAACAGGAAACACTGGGAGGAATGGGACGGTGGCTCTTGACTTGGGTGAGCTGGAGCAGGTACTCCTCGATGAGGAGCTGGCTCGCAGACTTCAGGAGGAGGAGAGATTAGCTGCAGAGGTACACATCAGGGTTTTTCCATGATTAGATTTATGTGATGTCATAGTTATGATCTACCAGCGTATAGAGGTTGCCAGTATGAGCAAAATCTCAGATTGTGGGAAAAAAGTGAAACTGATGTTATAAATAGATTTCGGTTTTCGTAAACTTTATTGGATGAACACTAGTCACAGCGActttaaaacattataaagaAACTCTAAAAATACACTGAAAGATTCTCCACCCAATAATTTCCTTATAATAAGCCCACTGAGtatataaaagtaaatataaacagacaGTTCTATAAAATCATGTTAGTTTCTTTTCATCATTTCTTTTAGTtagattattatataataatatttcaatcaataaataaatgtattttaccaTTTATACCAAgtcattttaaattttaaagtaaattttattGGGTTTCCCCATATACGATGCAAGCATCCAGAACATGTGACCTTCTACAATCCCATATCTGTATACACTTATACACAGATGTTAGTCTCATCTGAATCAGTAAATTAAGACGTTGGCGGATAACGATTGTAACTCTGATTTTCTAAATGACGTAGTTGGGTTACAATTTGTCTTGTCCAAATAGGGCTTTAGCGTTTAATACATTGCTCGTGTAGGTGACTCAGTCCAGTTCTTTGTCTATCACCATCAATAAAAATGGCAATAAAAAAGGACCAAAATCTAGTTTGGAGTGTAGATGCCACATTAGGTCATTCTCTTCTTTCGCAGACTCAGCAGGGGTCTTCTCCTCTCAGAGGGATGTGTCCTGAAGACTTCAGAATGGCCCAGGTCGCTCAGGATGAGGTAAGCAgtgtttaatagacatgttATGAGAGGGCTATGTTCCCACCCCATGTAACTCATAGCCATCATTTACTTTTATGTCTGTCAGGAAATTGCACGTTTCATACAAAAACAAGAGATCAAGGCTAAACGGAGGTCTGCTGAGCTGGACTCTGTTGGATCTAGACGGGAGTATAGAGACACTGTGGCTGAGTATGACAGGAGAGCACATTGTGACAGACAGGTAGGCCCACTAGCTGCACTTTGAGGGTGGTATGGAATGTTAATGTTCACTGTAATTTCCACTTAATGACTGATACATGACTAACTTCAGCTACAAAGAATGTTTTTTCTGGAGCTGGGggggttttttttttggttggttggttgattTCCTAGGAGTTTAGTAGACCATCTTGCAGGTGCTGTTGAACTGGTTACACACATGAACTGGTCGCGTGATTCATTGGTATTGACAAATGTTACCTCGGAAGAAGGGATCTTTTAAATCTAGTTCATACCAGATTAAGATTGTCACCAAATTGCACAACTAATGGGTTTCTTTGGGTTCTTTTGGATATTTCAAGTAATTCATCAGTTCCAGTTATGTGAATTCTGTTATTGACattgcagagagagagaatgggctCTGATGAGCTTCAGTCACCTATTGATGACTTCACAGCAGACCATCAGCTCTCTAGCCCCATTTCCATGGCAGCGTAAGTCCCTTTATCTTTTCTCTCTCGGGTTAGTGTATACCATTGGAGATACAGCACCATTTATTCAATGTCTGCCTGTCTGGTTTTGCAACAGACAACCCACCAGGAATGTTGCAGAAGATCTGGACCCCACCTTTCATAGAAAGGAGATTAATGGTAGGGaggtattatttttaatagcTGTTCtaataattcaataaaaaagttatttaattATGAATCATGTTCTATTCACAGGAGCCAATCAAGGTTCCCAACAAGTAGGTTTGTGTAACCCTATAGAGGAGCAACCAACATTTGTGCCACCTACAAAACGACATAATGACAAACCAGGACGAGTGAAGTCGAAGGACAAGAAAGAAAATTTTAAGCAGAAAGAGAATTGCAAGCAGCAGTGATAATGGACAAGGACAAATCAATGTCCGGCAGCTTTGAATATATACTCATtacatatttaagataaatTGCAGGTCCCAGTCGTTTGGGACTTTCCAGTCTTCTCTTgtgggatgttttttttttaatcagcaTCTCTTAAGCAAAACAGGGACACTCCAGATAATACAGCTATTTATAGATAATGCTACTGTTACCACCATTGGACTTGGTCAAGGTCACACATGGTCACACTCTCACACTttagtttttgttgtttcagTTTTATTCTGCAGCTGGTATGATGCTGCGGTGGGAAAGCTCCCATTACTACTATCTGGAAACCTAAAGTGATACTATATGGTTGAGTAAACTAAAGATTGATTCTTTTAGAataacattttttacttgtatttCAGGAACTGCTCAAATCTTAAGTTGTTGAGTTTTCACCTTAAGTGTTAATGTTATTTCCACTTATTTTCAAGTATTGTTTGGCATTTGTAACGGAAGCAAAAACAAAACCTCGaagtttaaaaagcatattctttatatttaatagtttaagagaaacatctcTTTGTATTGGTCGCTCGCTCGCATAATCCACGTGTGCTGTCAGTAATATGGCTGGAGTAAGTGCAACAATttgatatatataatatttttacactCATGCCGAGTGGCACCAATATGTATTTTCATGGTTATCAGTACTTGACAGCATAGTGTATATAATGTGTAAAGAGTTTATGGTTCTTCAGTGCTTATAAGATTAAGCAAGCTTTGTACAggtaacacaaaatatatatgtttaatATCAATATCATCACTACCAGTAATAAAAATTTTACATCTACATTAGCAATAGTGTGGCTTTTTAGGCTTAATTTGGGAAAGAGAGGTTAAGACTTTCCCTAATTCCCGGTAAATTCATCATGTAAATTTATGCAAGAACCACCACAGAAATCAAAGAGTCCCAAAGAGACCGCTTCCCTGCCCGAAATGAAAGTGACATCTGTCTGAGCCTCTAGGgattttgtttagtttctgtttgaaagaggtacatttattttttgtgcaaaCAATACATCATAAAACTCGGTGATAAaccaacaaaaaatgataattaCATATCTTTAATCAAGTTTCAAAATGTCACACAATAAATTCGTGACGTGTCCATTTACGCACATGACTCATTTTATGTGGGGCATGTTGACATTCACATACAATAGGGGTGACCTTTAAACGGCTTTTATCATATTACTACGGGGTGTTTCTTGCCATTCATATTCCTGTTACAACACCATGACAACAAATCTCATTGGAGCTGTATATAATAAACTCATGGACTTGTTAAAACATGATTCCAGTATTCCTAGTCAAGACCTGGGAGGATGCGAAACTAGACTGCAAGATGATTGATTTGACATCTGATTCATATGTTCAGGTAGATTACAGGTGACCTGTGATATGTTGGAACTCCCAGTGAGTCAACTGGGTTAATCCCATCACATTtcaatgttttagatgtgaagGAGTTTTCCCTTAAACAACTGGTTTAGTGACCTCTGAAATATATCCCTGTAAGACTTTGCCTTCAGGCAAATTCCCCCCAAAAATAGATTGGAAGATTTTCTAAATGTGCAgtacaaaattataaacaaattacaaaacaagCTGTATAACATACTATTGTGCAATACAGGGAAGACATTGCAGtccataaatgtatatttactaTACATGTAAACATGACAATTGAGGTATGCAATGAATGCATAGCCATGGAATCAAACCTGTGATTCTAGTATGTATTTTCCAGCACCACTCTATCAGTTAAGCTACATAAAAATCATGTTACTATCTTTGCGTACACTTCCTCCATATCATCAATGGTCTGACTTGATGAACCTCATTTACAAAGAGCAGACTCTCTGCTGATACCCAACACGATGATTTAAAGACGGTAAATGAcaccattttaaataaaactggGGAAGCCCACCTGGGTATTTTTTCAGGGGGGTTTTGACCTCAAAATATGACGCAATCAACAACACATGACGCCTACTCTCAGAAAGTGTCGACATTCTACGCTACTGCACACCTACATTAAGACCTTCTGCAAGTAAAGGTGCTTCTGACATTAAATGTGCTCGACTTGTAGTCGTTGATCGATTAAGAAATACACCAGCTGAAAGATGCTGCCAGCACCCGGTAAAATAAAGTGTCATAATTTGTCCCATAAAGTCACACTATGAGTTTACTTTCAGAGTCCTGCGTGCTGATGGACTCTGAGCTGCCCCCCTGTTCCTGCTGTGGATGGTGAAAACTACAGGCCTCCTGCTCCACAACCACAATCCTTGACTCTTCTGACAGCTCTGAAAGATATTAATGAAGTAAATCAAGAATTCAGACGTCATTGAGGGATggttattttgtaaatgcatcATGAACGAGTTCTTCATATTGTACCTTGGTCTGACGTAGCAGCTTTGGGCTTCTCTTTTTTGCTCCGTGCTTTAACACATGTAGTCACTGACGCAACGAAACAGAGAACGGCCAGCATCGCCACACCTCCAGCAATGCAGACTGGAATCCATTTAATCTTGTCTACAAGATACAAAAAACATGTCTTTCTGTTAAGAATTAAAATTAGTTTCTAAGAAAATCCACTGCTTATTGTTTGCTGAGCACAGATATATTCGTACCTTGATTTTTCCCAGTCACGACAGGCAAGGAGTTGTCTATGCTGTTCTTTTCGTATTCatttgattttgtgtttttgtctttgtttatgttcgttACTTCGTTGTCAAATATGCACTCATGGTCCCTGAATGCATTTCCTTTGGTGTCCAAAATTTGGCCATTTGGACAACTAAAGAATACAGGCAAAAGTATAAAAAGATTGAATGTACTGAAGATTATTCTAGGAAATAAGGAACTGGTCTAATaacaaaatgaaaaccagacaAACTGAACAATACCTTTCTTTCCATTTTTTGCACATACTGTGGATTTTGTCATTGAACGTTCCTTCTGGACATTTCCAACAGGAACCTGCAAGCATTCGGTCGCACAGTGTTAAACGGAAATTTCgacattttataatttaaatgcatttaggTGAAGGTCAGAAATGAGGTTTAACAAAATTATTACGGGATCTTGTAGGTTCTTCTCCCGTTTTGCATTCAGTAACGCAGTAAGAGCATCTCTCGTTTCCACACCGATATCCAGCTTTGCATCCGCATACTGTGTCGCTCGTGATATTGCAAGGTTTAAGTGTAAACTGTGGACCTGAGGAAAAATACATTCacattaacattttacaatgaGCTAAACAGTCATTTGTTCACTAATAATGTTTGCGCATTATGTATCATtcgttttattgttattgttgagTGTGCAAGGATGATGTAAAGCTGAAACTCTCATACCTGTGCACTGGGTACATAACATGCACTAGTAACTTTTAGGATTGGTCGTGTATTTGTTGGGTTCACAGGGTCTACAAAGCAATGCCGGGTCTTTTCCACAAACTTTCACCAAGCGGTTCCCTGTTACGACAAccacatataaaaacatatgaCGTTATCTGACATTATTAAGTTTCAGTGCAGAGTCATGTCTAGACTTTTTCTGTACAGTGTGATCTAAATGTTCATTGACAATTGTAAGTGAACCTAGAAATGCTTTGTCACTTTTAAAGGAAACTTTACACCGCACTTTATTCAAAATACGAtatgtgatagttcacccaaaaatgaaaattctgttatcatttatatcattttatctttatgactttcttctgcagaacacaaaagaagatgttttgaagaacgttggtaactggcgcccattcacttgcattggttccgtgtccatacaatagaagtgaatgggcttttttggggggtgaactatcactttaaattgcGGAAGCCATAACCAATCACTCTGCTTGGAGAAAACAATTCATGGATTTCCCTTTGAGTGCTAAACCACATTCCTTTTATGTGGCTCTTTCAAAATCATGAAACATCTTTTTCTTGGTCACTTATACATGATTCATCTCAGTTGTGCATCTTTAATATTCCTTTAAATTTCTCAAACTGGGGCATAAAATAACACAGATTGCGAAATGTCTTCTTAAAATACAGATAACACGTTTTCTAGGAATATATCAGCATCACCTCTTGAGATTACGTAACACATCACATTGCGCAATATCTGTTCTCCACTCATCCAAACAGCTTGTGATTATTCGTTCAGCTATTTTATATTAGGAAAGCAGAATGGTATAGCCATAGACTGTACCTGGCTTGCATTTCGTGCAGCACACATCTTGACTATCTTGATCAGAAATAGTCCAGTCATCACAGCCAGAGTCTGCACATTTAGTGTAGGGCACCAGACCAGCCAGTATTAGCCAGATATAACACAGTCCGTGCAAAAATACCAGCATGTCGTCCTGtacaatgacaaaaaaaaaacaatttgtcagttaaataaaccattattaaaataatgaattgatCATTTGCTGttctatattttgtttattaaaactaaTACTAATtaatcaaatccctttattgtcactcaaccatatacacaagtgcaacagtaggtgaaaaacttgggtgcagttcTGACCAACATGGTATTATGACATATATGAGACCAAAATTGTAGACTACAAGTAACAAAGAattattataaaacggtcagttctggtccttgattctgattggctgagccgagttctaagccgttataaaataccccagtaacccactgcttcttggggcttattgctttagaaTACTTTACGATAGACATTTTcctgtacacatttacacagtaaacat
Proteins encoded:
- the ccdc187 gene encoding coiled-coil domain-containing protein 187 isoform X3: MMAELEVDQSNLPRVQEVCQCFAVLEDGALAHNLQEQEIEQYYTSNVQRNQLVQKDIRVAKSLQDEEKHTARLLQQQTTHQLDECDSEYARMIQEEIQRCAEEARRREVEDEEIAKRIQEEEELCIRSRGSYQNRDARGNTGRNGTVALDLGELEQVLLDEELARRLQEEERLAAETQQGSSPLRGMCPEDFRMAQVAQDEEIARFIQKQEIKAKRRSAELDSVGSRREYRDTVAEYDRRAHCDRQRERMGSDELQSPIDDFTADHQLSSPISMAAQPTRNVAEDLDPTFHRKEINGANQGSQQVGLCNPIEEQPTFVPPTKRHNDKPGRVKSKDKKENFKQKENCKQQ
- the ccdc187 gene encoding coiled-coil domain-containing protein 187 isoform X2, which codes for MIQEEIQRCAEEARRREVEDEEIAKRIQEEEELCIRSRGSYQNRDARETSSAPPYSPRAVHTPEDRYYKRSSTRRRQRSQSPPYSDSEDDQRMPTLTNTSQASQDRSYSTVGQRMAVSYSGPSRSHSDQDNKSTTSGSSVSQKSRTSHLSGGWGDVIKLIRNDMSEQGYLSPSSEDELFEPVYKLERILKQKQQASDQRGDRGERLHGRTRQGNGCCREESCRERDKERHVHFLDERRLINGDHGDSYSLHENGRERDKHLNPRESLGDQRQTQSPGFRRNVSMRRSYHGDVRLSRRTSMRGGSRTCTQDDSNLVNRVRPLNHTQLIETEVRRPGPLREAESWETARNQRQRARSLTEERTIDRDHRRYPGQHRIRRSQSERQSFEEERSSTEEEMEVRGIERLPSRSTCQSRSGLSPRAGNTGRNGTVALDLGELEQVLLDEELARRLQEEERLAAETQQGSSPLRGMCPEDFRMAQVAQDEEIARFIQKQEIKAKRRSAELDSVGSRREYRDTVAEYDRRAHCDRQRERMGSDELQSPIDDFTADHQLSSPISMAAQPTRNVAEDLDPTFHRKEINGANQGSQQVGLCNPIEEQPTFVPPTKRHNDKPGRVKSKDKKENFKQKENCKQQ
- the ccdc187 gene encoding coiled-coil domain-containing protein 187 isoform X1, with the protein product MMAELEVDQSNLPRVQEVCQCFAVLEDGALAHNLQEQEIEQYYTSNVQRNQLVQKDIRVAKSLQDEEKHTARLLQQQTTHQLDECDSEYARMIQEEIQRCAEEARRREVEDEEIAKRIQEEEELCIRSRGSYQNRDARETSSAPPYSPRAVHTPEDRYYKRSSTRRRQRSQSPPYSDSEDDQRMPTLTNTSQASQDRSYSTVGQRMAVSYSGPSRSHSDQDNKSTTSGSSVSQKSRTSHLSGGWGDVIKLIRNDMSEQGYLSPSSEDELFEPVYKLERILKQKQQASDQRGDRGERLHGRTRQGNGCCREESCRERDKERHVHFLDERRLINGDHGDSYSLHENGRERDKHLNPRESLGDQRQTQSPGFRRNVSMRRSYHGDVRLSRRTSMRGGSRTCTQDDSNLVNRVRPLNHTQLIETEVRRPGPLREAESWETARNQRQRARSLTEERTIDRDHRRYPGQHRIRRSQSERQSFEEERSSTEEEMEVRGIERLPSRSTCQSRSGLSPRAGNTGRNGTVALDLGELEQVLLDEELARRLQEEERLAAETQQGSSPLRGMCPEDFRMAQVAQDEEIARFIQKQEIKAKRRSAELDSVGSRREYRDTVAEYDRRAHCDRQRERMGSDELQSPIDDFTADHQLSSPISMAAQPTRNVAEDLDPTFHRKEINGANQGSQQVGLCNPIEEQPTFVPPTKRHNDKPGRVKSKDKKENFKQKENCKQQ
- the tnfrsf9a gene encoding LOW QUALITY PROTEIN: tumor necrosis factor receptor superfamily member 9a (The sequence of the model RefSeq protein was modified relative to this genomic sequence to represent the inferred CDS: substituted 1 base at 1 genomic stop codon), giving the protein MYDIFAHSLKCCGSGNSHHCMRLQRWRVETTTLETDDMLVFLHGLCYIWLILAGLVPYTKCADSGCDDWTISDQDSQDVCCTKCKPGNRLVKVCGKDPALLCRPCEPNKYTTNPKSYXCMLCTQCTGPQFTLKPCNITSDTVCGCKAGYRCGNERCSYCVTECKTGEEPTRSRSCWKCPEGTFNDKIHSMCKKWKESCPNGQILDTKGNAFRDHECIFDNEVTNINKDKNTKSNEYEKNSIDNSLPVVTGKNQDKIKWIPVCIAGGVAMLAVLCFVASVTTCVKARSKKEKPKAATSDQELSEESRIVVVEQEACSFHHPQQEQGGSSESISTQDSESKLIV